The following are encoded together in the Mesoterricola sediminis genome:
- a CDS encoding RNA polymerase sigma factor: MIPPNESDLIARAQTGDGDAFSELVAPHLGLFFAGIHRILQDTLDAQDALQEALISIHTELGRFQGKSKFSTWAYRICINEALMLRRSRIRRREDAIEDFLPRFSPDGHLMNTDRMRDWSQEAMALVSVERDQMRAKIREGLNRLSDDQRAVFILRDLEGMNTDEVAHKLGISRGLVRQRLHRARLGLRGFLDAFMAGRRG; the protein is encoded by the coding sequence ATGATTCCGCCGAACGAAAGCGATCTCATCGCGAGGGCCCAGACAGGGGACGGCGACGCCTTCAGCGAGCTTGTGGCTCCGCATCTCGGATTGTTCTTTGCCGGCATCCACCGCATCCTCCAGGACACCCTCGACGCGCAGGACGCCCTCCAGGAGGCCCTGATCAGCATCCACACCGAACTGGGGCGGTTCCAGGGGAAGAGCAAATTCTCCACCTGGGCCTACCGCATCTGCATCAATGAGGCACTCATGCTGCGCCGGTCCCGCATCCGCCGCCGCGAGGACGCCATCGAAGATTTTCTGCCACGTTTCTCCCCCGACGGGCATCTCATGAACACGGACAGGATGCGGGACTGGAGCCAGGAAGCGATGGCCCTCGTCTCGGTTGAAAGGGACCAGATGCGGGCCAAGATCCGGGAGGGCCTCAACCGCCTTTCCGATGATCAGCGGGCCGTGTTCATCTTGAGGGATCTCGAAGGCATGAACACCGACGAAGTTGCACACAAGCTGGGCATCAGCCGCGGCCTCGTGAGGCAGCGCCTCCACCGGGCGCGCCTGGGGCTCCGGGGGTT
- a CDS encoding sensor histidine kinase has translation MKQAHLKAPATERLIFWSVAFILLSQMAWWISLQIRESRNLQNARIATMRAGRAEAWQMDSAEILRIVFQRDPASDRPGMVEAKLPEFPPLQIRKAAIEQRFPYVAVVPGPVEPDDPILLDQSAYLTLRTEILSAMERERTLALWRAAGEAAVMVLAVLLGLSYIYRKLNSEMELKLRQRNFIASVTHELKTPIASLRVWMETLFTRELGPDRKARVQQLMDGDLLRLTELVGNLLDVARADAGSLELKPERVELAPWLREVADGMDHRLGTGSLGLNLQLGIDIWADIDPRAMAQVVENLLSNAHKYAPEPRKTTVTLDSDGEMAIISVSDRGNGISPRELPRLFQRFYRVGDEMTRQVAGTGLGLFLSWEIVTLHKGTIKASSPGLGQGATFTVRIPLASR, from the coding sequence ATGAAACAGGCCCATCTCAAAGCCCCCGCCACCGAGCGCCTCATCTTCTGGAGCGTCGCCTTCATCCTCCTCAGCCAGATGGCCTGGTGGATCAGCCTCCAGATCCGGGAGTCCAGGAACCTCCAGAACGCCCGCATCGCCACCATGCGGGCCGGCCGCGCCGAGGCCTGGCAGATGGACAGCGCCGAGATCCTCCGCATCGTCTTCCAGCGGGACCCCGCCTCCGACCGGCCCGGCATGGTGGAGGCCAAGCTGCCGGAGTTCCCCCCCCTGCAGATCCGGAAGGCCGCCATCGAGCAGCGCTTCCCCTACGTCGCGGTGGTCCCCGGCCCGGTGGAGCCCGACGATCCCATCCTCCTCGACCAGTCCGCCTACCTGACCCTGCGCACCGAGATCCTCTCGGCCATGGAGCGGGAGCGGACCCTGGCCCTGTGGAGGGCCGCCGGCGAGGCGGCGGTGATGGTCCTGGCGGTGCTCCTCGGCCTCAGCTACATCTACCGCAAGCTGAACAGCGAGATGGAGCTCAAGCTACGCCAGCGGAACTTCATCGCCTCCGTCACCCACGAGCTCAAGACGCCCATCGCCAGCCTCCGGGTCTGGATGGAGACGCTCTTCACCCGGGAGCTGGGGCCCGACCGGAAGGCGAGGGTCCAGCAGCTCATGGACGGCGACCTGCTCCGGCTCACGGAACTCGTGGGCAACCTCCTGGACGTGGCCCGGGCCGACGCCGGGAGCCTGGAGCTGAAGCCCGAGCGCGTGGAGCTGGCCCCCTGGCTCCGGGAGGTCGCGGACGGCATGGACCACCGCCTGGGCACCGGTTCCCTGGGCCTCAACCTCCAGCTGGGCATCGACATCTGGGCGGACATCGACCCCCGGGCCATGGCCCAGGTGGTGGAGAACCTCCTGTCCAACGCCCACAAGTACGCGCCCGAGCCCCGGAAGACGACGGTCACCCTTGACTCGGACGGCGAGATGGCCATCATCAGCGTTTCGGACCGCGGCAACGGCATCAGTCCCCGCGAGCTCCCCCGCCTGTTCCAGCGCTTCTACCGGGTGGGCGACGAGATGACCCGCCAAGTGGCCGGCACCGGCCTTGGCCTCTTTCTTTCATGGGAAATTGTGACGCTCCACAAAGGCACCATAAAAGCTTCAAGCCCCGGTCTGGGGCAGGGCGCGACGTTCACGGTTCGCATTCCCCTCGCCTCGCGGTAG
- a CDS encoding sensor histidine kinase — translation MSTAPSNPFKPGPAAGRPAAPGAQGPLAGAGQNTELLVELLQGQRQISGLTQELADLRGRLARRSHQMSVLQHVAEILAATPRAPQIAGVVQDVLVQEFGARTCVVWILEDSGARYEPRCGYGLPRSVWTSLRLPAPNPFPGAPMVLFQDQWMDEGLHGGCLEPLRTGEDTALYYVPFENQLLLMGFAVICLEAGRPMDEDQNSVTILQRQVAASIYNAWLFRDLGEQRDTLQRQATELEKANAALREADRFRSEFLALTSHELRTPLTGILGFTRLVLDGFYEDEEEMRRMLADSYASGKHLLDLLNDILDLAKIESGRMQMRIEPVGLGGLLDEVKAIVQGYPRKPEVELHWPAGLEAVPEVMADPGRLRQVLLNLLSNALKFTKEGSVHVIVERGFGEVALIVADTGIGVTREAQARLFQKFVQADGGHSREYGGTGLGLVICKHLMEMMNGTISLHSEGEGRGTTMTLTVPIA, via the coding sequence ATGAGCACCGCCCCCTCCAATCCCTTCAAGCCGGGCCCCGCCGCGGGCCGCCCGGCGGCGCCCGGGGCCCAGGGTCCCCTGGCCGGGGCGGGGCAGAACACGGAGCTGCTGGTGGAGCTCCTCCAGGGGCAGCGGCAGATCTCCGGCCTCACCCAGGAGCTGGCGGACCTGAGGGGGCGCCTGGCCCGGCGGTCCCACCAGATGAGCGTCCTCCAGCACGTGGCCGAGATCCTGGCCGCCACCCCCCGGGCGCCCCAGATCGCCGGGGTCGTCCAGGACGTCCTCGTGCAGGAGTTCGGGGCCCGCACCTGCGTCGTCTGGATCCTCGAGGATTCCGGGGCCCGCTACGAACCCCGCTGCGGCTACGGCCTCCCCAGGTCGGTGTGGACCTCCCTCCGGCTCCCGGCCCCCAACCCCTTCCCCGGCGCCCCCATGGTCCTCTTCCAGGACCAGTGGATGGACGAGGGGCTCCACGGCGGATGCCTGGAACCCCTGCGGACCGGGGAGGACACGGCCCTCTACTACGTCCCCTTCGAGAACCAGCTCCTCCTCATGGGCTTCGCCGTCATCTGCCTCGAGGCGGGCCGTCCCATGGACGAGGACCAGAACTCCGTCACCATCCTCCAGCGCCAGGTGGCGGCCAGCATCTACAACGCGTGGCTCTTCCGGGACCTGGGGGAGCAGCGCGACACCCTCCAGCGGCAGGCCACGGAACTCGAGAAGGCCAATGCCGCCCTGCGGGAGGCGGACCGCTTCCGGAGCGAGTTCCTGGCCCTGACGAGCCACGAGCTGAGGACCCCCCTGACCGGCATCCTGGGCTTCACCCGCCTCGTCCTGGACGGATTCTACGAGGACGAGGAGGAGATGCGCCGGATGCTGGCCGACAGCTACGCTTCCGGCAAGCACCTGCTGGACCTCCTCAACGACATCCTGGACCTCGCCAAGATCGAGAGCGGCCGCATGCAGATGCGGATCGAGCCCGTCGGCCTCGGAGGCCTTCTGGACGAGGTGAAGGCCATCGTCCAGGGCTACCCCCGCAAGCCCGAGGTCGAGCTCCACTGGCCCGCGGGCCTCGAGGCGGTCCCCGAGGTCATGGCCGACCCGGGCCGGCTCCGCCAGGTGCTCCTGAACCTCCTGTCCAACGCCCTGAAGTTCACCAAGGAGGGCTCGGTCCACGTGATCGTCGAGCGGGGCTTCGGCGAGGTGGCGCTCATCGTGGCCGATACGGGCATCGGGGTGACCCGGGAGGCCCAGGCCCGGCTCTTCCAGAAGTTCGTCCAGGCGGACGGCGGCCACAGCCGGGAGTACGGCGGCACCGGCCTGGGCCTTGTCATCTGCAAACACCTCATGGAAATGATGAACGGCACCATCTCCCTGCATAGCGAGGGAGAAGGCAGGGGGACGACCATGACCCTCACGGTGCCCATCGCCTGA
- a CDS encoding S46 family peptidase: MKPSLLGLALSLVALPGLRAEEGMWTFDNLPLASMKEKFGFAPDQAWLDHARLSSLRFPGGSGSFISADGLVLTNHHVGRDHIQAVSGQGRDLVKNGFVAATRDQEIKVPGLELYTLVAMEDVTARVAKAAPEARQAELGRIQKEIQDRTGLRSEVVKLYQGGEYWIYSYQKHTDVRLVMAPEVRMAKFGGDADNFTYPRFGLDFALFRVYEDGRPYHPKAHLAWATEGLKAGDLTFVTGHPGSTARLETQAQMLASRDVAWPERIRALDALRGALVDYGRRSPEHQRQVAAQILNVENSLKAMNGYLAGLKDAEALARLAKAEQDLRAQVEADPALKAKAGGSWDAIAKAMEVRNALWREQALVDTCNSTLLGHALTLVRLPEQAALPGARRLAEYNDANVEATRRRLLVDRPYHPELETALFTHGLKSALEGLGAAHPFVQAMLGGQSPEAVAKAAVAGSRLGDPAVRKALLEGGREAVLASRDPMLLLARKLEAPNRLLRQRIEDEVNAVVAEHGGRIAGARFRIFGKGVYPDATFTLRLTYGAVSGYPANGTHIQPFTTLHGLFDRALAWGPEAEGGAWSLPARWWERKGRLALETPYNFAHSVDIIGGNSGSPVLNRKGELAGLIFDGNIESLAGRYYYDARVNRGVSVDARAILEALGKVYDAQHLVKEITTK; the protein is encoded by the coding sequence ATGAAGCCAAGCCTGCTCGGCCTAGCCCTGTCCCTGGTCGCCCTGCCAGGCCTGCGCGCCGAGGAGGGGATGTGGACGTTTGATAACCTCCCCCTCGCCAGTATGAAGGAGAAATTCGGCTTCGCGCCGGACCAGGCCTGGCTGGACCACGCCCGGCTCAGCTCCCTGCGCTTCCCCGGCGGAAGCGGTTCCTTCATCAGCGCCGATGGCCTGGTGCTCACCAACCACCACGTGGGCCGCGACCACATCCAGGCGGTCTCGGGTCAGGGGCGCGACCTGGTGAAGAACGGGTTCGTGGCCGCCACCCGCGACCAGGAGATCAAGGTCCCCGGCCTGGAACTCTACACCCTCGTGGCCATGGAGGACGTGACGGCCCGGGTGGCCAAGGCCGCCCCGGAGGCGCGCCAGGCCGAACTGGGGCGGATCCAGAAGGAGATCCAGGACCGGACCGGGCTGCGGTCCGAGGTGGTCAAGCTCTACCAGGGGGGCGAGTACTGGATCTACAGCTACCAGAAGCACACCGACGTGCGCCTGGTGATGGCGCCCGAGGTGCGGATGGCCAAGTTCGGGGGCGACGCCGACAACTTCACCTACCCGAGGTTCGGCCTGGACTTCGCCCTCTTCCGGGTCTACGAGGACGGCCGGCCCTACCATCCCAAGGCCCACCTGGCCTGGGCCACGGAGGGCCTCAAGGCCGGCGATCTGACCTTCGTCACCGGCCATCCCGGCTCCACCGCCCGCCTCGAGACCCAGGCCCAGATGCTGGCCTCCCGGGATGTGGCGTGGCCCGAGCGGATCCGCGCCCTGGACGCCCTGCGCGGGGCCCTGGTCGACTACGGCCGCCGCTCCCCCGAACATCAGCGTCAGGTCGCCGCCCAGATCCTGAACGTGGAGAACAGCCTCAAGGCCATGAACGGCTACCTCGCGGGCCTGAAGGACGCCGAGGCCCTGGCCCGGCTGGCCAAGGCCGAGCAGGACCTGCGGGCCCAGGTGGAGGCCGACCCCGCCCTCAAGGCCAAGGCCGGGGGGAGCTGGGACGCCATCGCCAAGGCCATGGAGGTCCGGAACGCCCTCTGGCGGGAACAGGCCCTGGTGGACACCTGCAACAGCACCCTGCTGGGCCATGCCCTGACCCTGGTGCGCCTGCCGGAACAGGCCGCCCTGCCCGGCGCCAGGCGCCTGGCCGAATACAACGACGCCAACGTGGAGGCCACCCGGCGCCGCCTCCTGGTGGACCGCCCCTACCATCCCGAACTGGAGACGGCCCTGTTCACCCATGGCCTGAAGTCGGCCCTGGAAGGGCTCGGCGCCGCTCACCCCTTCGTCCAGGCCATGCTGGGCGGCCAGAGCCCCGAGGCGGTGGCCAAGGCCGCCGTGGCGGGCTCCCGCCTGGGCGATCCCGCCGTCCGCAAGGCCCTCCTGGAGGGCGGGCGCGAGGCGGTGCTGGCCTCCCGGGACCCCATGCTCCTCCTGGCCCGGAAGCTGGAAGCGCCCAACCGTCTCCTGCGCCAGCGGATCGAGGACGAGGTCAACGCCGTGGTCGCCGAGCACGGCGGCCGCATCGCCGGGGCCCGGTTCCGGATCTTCGGCAAGGGCGTCTACCCCGACGCCACCTTCACCCTGCGCCTGACCTACGGCGCCGTCTCCGGCTACCCGGCCAACGGCACCCACATCCAGCCCTTCACCACCCTCCACGGCCTTTTCGACCGGGCCCTGGCCTGGGGCCCCGAGGCGGAAGGGGGGGCCTGGTCCCTCCCTGCCCGCTGGTGGGAGCGCAAGGGCCGCCTGGCCCTGGAGACGCCGTACAACTTCGCCCACAGCGTGGACATCATCGGGGGCAATTCCGGCAGCCCGGTGCTGAACCGCAAGGGGGAGCTGGCGGGGCTCATCTTCGACGGCAACATCGAGAGCCTCGCGGGCCGCTACTACTACGACGCCAGAGTCAACCGGGGCGTCTCCGTGGACGCGCGGGCCATCCTCGAGGCCCTCGGCAAGGTCTACGACGCCCAGCACCTGGTCAAGGAAATCACTACCAAGTAA
- a CDS encoding S46 family peptidase: protein MRASLTPLLALLIAAPALRADEGMWTFDNLPTQKMKAKYGFAPDAAWLDHVRLSAVRFPGGSGSFISADGLVLTNHHVGHSWIERVSDPTHDYVGNGFVAATRDQEIKVPGLELHTLMSMENVTEALAKAVPAGADEARAAAARQEALAGLLKEARTRTGLLCEPVVLYQGGETWIYAYKVHKDVRLVMAPEYGIAAFGKEWDNFSYPRFCLDFSLFRVYEDGKPYRPAHHLAWAASGPKYGDMTFMVGHPGRTSRLETLAQMEAQRDALTPLMVRTLDRARKVLHAYAASGPEQARQVSDAIMGVENGYKVYVNQLTGLRDKEAMAEVARAEAELRAAVEKDPALKALAGGSWDKVAAATARRVKAAVEESLVGGLGSRTLEFALAVARLEAEAALPKGERDPQFRSDADIERVKGRLKATLIPAPALEKESIVAGLKAAQAELGAAHPFVAAALQGRTPEAAAEALVSGTRLMDAKVREGLLSGGSEAAAKDPMLVLARRILEIQKPIRKEQREVQAILSEHGGRIAQARFRVRGRSVYPDATFTLRLTYGAVETYPSAGTLAPPFTTFGGLYDRADAWGPEAEDHSWELPKRWQEARGRLDLRTRFNFITNNDIIGGNSGSPVVDRQGRLIGLVFDGNIESNAGRFFFDPKVNRAISVDASAILAALDKVYGAGHLVTEINAK from the coding sequence ATGCGCGCATCCCTCACCCCCCTGCTGGCCCTCCTCATCGCGGCCCCCGCGCTCCGCGCCGACGAGGGCATGTGGACGTTCGACAACCTCCCCACCCAGAAGATGAAGGCCAAGTACGGCTTCGCCCCCGACGCGGCCTGGCTCGACCACGTGCGCCTCAGCGCGGTGCGCTTCCCGGGCGGCAGCGGTTCCTTCATCAGCGCCGACGGCCTCGTGCTGACCAACCACCACGTGGGCCACAGCTGGATCGAGCGCGTCTCCGACCCGACCCACGACTACGTGGGCAACGGCTTCGTGGCCGCCACCCGGGACCAGGAGATCAAGGTCCCCGGCCTGGAGCTGCACACCCTGATGTCCATGGAGAACGTCACCGAGGCGCTGGCCAAGGCCGTCCCGGCCGGGGCCGACGAGGCCCGGGCCGCCGCGGCCCGCCAGGAGGCCCTCGCCGGCCTCCTCAAGGAGGCCCGGACCCGGACCGGCCTGCTCTGCGAGCCCGTGGTCCTCTACCAGGGCGGCGAGACCTGGATCTACGCCTACAAGGTCCACAAGGATGTCCGGCTCGTCATGGCCCCCGAATACGGCATCGCCGCCTTCGGCAAGGAATGGGACAACTTCTCCTACCCCCGGTTCTGCCTGGATTTCAGCCTCTTCCGCGTCTACGAGGACGGCAAGCCCTACCGCCCCGCCCACCACCTGGCCTGGGCCGCCTCCGGCCCCAAGTACGGGGACATGACCTTCATGGTCGGTCACCCCGGGCGGACCTCCCGCCTGGAGACCCTGGCCCAGATGGAGGCCCAGCGCGACGCCCTGACCCCCCTCATGGTCCGGACCCTGGACCGGGCCCGCAAGGTGCTCCACGCCTACGCCGCTTCCGGCCCCGAGCAGGCCCGCCAGGTCTCCGACGCCATCATGGGCGTGGAGAACGGCTACAAGGTCTACGTGAACCAGCTCACCGGCCTCCGGGACAAGGAGGCCATGGCCGAGGTCGCCCGGGCCGAGGCCGAGCTGCGCGCGGCCGTCGAGAAGGACCCCGCGCTGAAGGCCCTGGCCGGCGGCAGCTGGGACAAGGTCGCCGCCGCCACCGCCCGCCGGGTCAAGGCCGCCGTCGAGGAGTCTCTCGTGGGCGGGCTGGGCAGCCGCACCCTGGAGTTCGCCCTGGCGGTGGCCAGGCTGGAGGCCGAGGCCGCCCTGCCCAAGGGCGAGCGGGACCCCCAGTTCCGCAGCGACGCCGACATCGAGCGCGTGAAGGGCCGCCTCAAGGCCACCCTCATCCCCGCCCCGGCCCTCGAGAAGGAAAGCATCGTCGCGGGCCTCAAGGCCGCCCAGGCCGAGCTGGGCGCGGCCCATCCCTTCGTGGCCGCGGCCCTACAGGGACGCACCCCCGAGGCCGCCGCCGAGGCCCTGGTCTCCGGCACCCGCCTCATGGACGCCAAGGTCCGCGAGGGCCTTCTCTCCGGCGGATCCGAGGCCGCCGCCAAGGACCCGATGCTGGTGCTCGCCCGCAGGATCCTGGAGATCCAGAAGCCCATCCGCAAGGAGCAGCGCGAGGTCCAGGCCATCCTCTCGGAGCACGGCGGCCGGATCGCCCAGGCCCGCTTCCGCGTCCGGGGCCGCTCCGTCTATCCCGACGCCACCTTCACCCTGCGCCTGACCTACGGCGCCGTCGAGACCTACCCCTCCGCCGGCACCCTGGCGCCCCCCTTCACCACCTTCGGCGGCCTCTATGACCGTGCCGACGCGTGGGGCCCGGAGGCCGAGGACCACTCCTGGGAGCTGCCGAAGCGCTGGCAGGAGGCCCGGGGCCGCCTCGACCTGAGGACCCGTTTCAACTTCATCACCAACAACGACATCATCGGCGGCAACTCGGGCTCCCCCGTGGTGGACCGCCAGGGCCGGCTCATCGGCCTGGTGTTCGACGGGAACATCGAATCCAACGCTGGGCGCTTCTTCTTCGATCCCAAGGTCAACCGCGCCATCTCCGTCGACGCCTCCGCCATCCTGGCGGCCCTGGACAAGGTCTACGGCGCCGGACACCTCGTCACCGAGATCAACGCCAAATAG
- a CDS encoding S46 family peptidase, which yields MRTRLPLLALAAALAAGSALRADEGMWTFDNLPVAKMKAAYGFAPDQAWLDHVRLSAIHFGGGSGSFISADGLVLTNHHVGRSSVQLLSDRLKKDFIKDGFLATSRDQELKVPGLELRTLVSMENVTDRVAKAVKPGLSEAEAQKARREELARIQKEVREKTGLSPDVVRLYQGGETWIYAYKRHTDVRLVMAPEMQVAFFGGDPDNFTYPRHNLDFTLFRVYEDGKPYHPAHHLTWTSTGVKAGDLTFVVGHPGSTERLATFAQMLHAGEFSLPRRIKAMERQRESLLAYGSLSPENRRQVNSLIFGLENSIKASTGYVSGLRDRSAMDRIRKDEEELKAKVAADPGSDAKGSWSAIEKALEAQKALFEESQFANARSGAMLGSTLLGQALTLVRLADEAGLPAEKRLDEYKDANLDAVKRRLLNERPFFPALETAQFAFGLKEAAAGAPPAYIKAILDGRTPEAAAKAAVEGSKLADPAVRKALLEGGRKAVEASTDPMIRMARILDAPNREFRKRMEAINAVIAEHGARIAKARFKAYGKTVYPDATLTLRLAYGPVAGYPANGTLIQPFTTFGGMFDRAAGWGPEAEHGAWALPKRWMEKRAALDMDTPFVFAHAVDIIGGNSGSPVVDRKGELVGLIFDGNIESLPGHFFYDGRANRGISVDARAILAALDKVYEAKEIVKEIRGK from the coding sequence ATGAGGACCCGCCTCCCCCTCCTCGCCCTCGCCGCCGCCCTCGCCGCCGGATCCGCCCTCCGCGCCGACGAAGGCATGTGGACGTTCGACAACCTCCCCGTCGCCAAGATGAAGGCGGCCTACGGTTTCGCGCCTGACCAGGCCTGGCTGGACCATGTGCGCCTCTCCGCCATCCACTTCGGCGGCGGCAGCGGCTCCTTCATCAGCGCCGACGGGCTCGTCCTGACGAACCACCACGTGGGCCGCAGCTCCGTCCAGCTCCTTTCGGACCGCCTGAAGAAGGACTTCATCAAGGACGGCTTCCTGGCCACTTCCCGTGACCAGGAGCTCAAGGTCCCCGGCCTGGAGCTGCGGACCCTCGTCTCCATGGAGAACGTGACCGACCGCGTGGCCAAGGCGGTGAAGCCCGGCCTGTCGGAGGCCGAGGCCCAGAAGGCCCGGCGCGAGGAGCTGGCCCGCATCCAGAAGGAGGTCCGCGAGAAGACGGGCCTCAGCCCCGACGTCGTCCGCCTCTACCAGGGCGGCGAGACCTGGATCTACGCCTACAAGCGGCACACCGACGTCCGCCTCGTGATGGCCCCGGAAATGCAGGTGGCCTTCTTCGGCGGGGATCCGGACAACTTCACCTACCCGCGCCACAACCTGGACTTCACCCTCTTCCGGGTCTACGAGGACGGCAAGCCCTACCATCCCGCTCACCACCTCACCTGGACCTCCACCGGCGTCAAGGCCGGCGACCTGACCTTCGTGGTCGGCCACCCCGGCTCCACGGAGCGGCTGGCCACCTTCGCCCAGATGCTCCACGCCGGCGAGTTCAGCCTGCCCCGGCGCATCAAGGCCATGGAGCGCCAGCGGGAGTCCCTCCTGGCCTACGGCAGCCTCTCCCCCGAGAACCGCCGCCAGGTCAACAGCCTCATCTTCGGCCTGGAGAACAGCATCAAGGCCTCCACCGGCTACGTGTCCGGCCTCCGCGACAGGTCCGCCATGGACCGCATCCGCAAGGACGAGGAGGAGCTCAAGGCCAAGGTGGCCGCCGATCCCGGCTCCGACGCCAAGGGCAGCTGGTCCGCCATCGAGAAGGCCCTCGAGGCCCAGAAGGCGCTCTTCGAGGAGAGCCAGTTCGCCAACGCGCGCTCCGGCGCCATGCTGGGGAGCACCCTCCTGGGCCAGGCCCTGACCCTGGTCCGCCTCGCCGACGAGGCCGGCCTCCCCGCCGAGAAGCGCCTCGACGAGTACAAGGACGCCAACCTCGACGCCGTGAAGCGCCGGCTGCTCAACGAGCGCCCCTTCTTCCCGGCCCTGGAGACGGCCCAGTTCGCCTTCGGCCTCAAGGAGGCCGCCGCCGGCGCCCCTCCCGCGTACATCAAGGCCATCCTGGACGGCCGCACCCCCGAGGCCGCGGCCAAGGCCGCCGTCGAGGGCTCGAAGCTGGCCGATCCCGCCGTCCGCAAGGCCCTCCTTGAGGGCGGCAGGAAGGCCGTCGAAGCCAGCACCGATCCCATGATCCGGATGGCCCGCATCCTCGACGCCCCCAACCGGGAGTTCCGCAAGCGCATGGAGGCGATCAACGCCGTCATCGCCGAGCACGGCGCCCGCATCGCCAAGGCCCGATTCAAGGCCTACGGCAAGACCGTCTATCCGGACGCCACCCTCACCCTCCGGCTCGCCTACGGCCCCGTGGCCGGCTATCCCGCCAACGGGACCCTCATCCAGCCCTTCACGACCTTCGGCGGCATGTTCGATCGCGCCGCGGGCTGGGGCCCCGAGGCCGAGCACGGCGCCTGGGCCCTGCCCAAGCGCTGGATGGAGAAGCGCGCCGCCCTCGACATGGACACCCCCTTCGTCTTCGCCCACGCCGTGGACATCATCGGCGGGAACTCCGGCAGCCCCGTCGTGGACCGCAAGGGCGAGCTGGTGGGACTCATCTTCGATGGCAACATCGAGAGCCTCCCCGGCCACTTCTTCTACGACGGCCGCGCCAACCGCGGCATCTCCGTGGACGCCCGGGCCATCCTGGCCGCCCTGGACAAGGTCTACGAGGCCAAGGAGATCGTGAAGGAAATCCGCGGTAAGTAG